The genome window GGACAGAAAATTGCTTTGATTGGTGCTTTGGCAAATGATAAAAACAGCCCATTGGGAAGCTGGAGAATTGCATCGGATGATAATACTGCAGTATCAGTTTTAGAAGGAATGCAGCAGTATAAAGACAATAAACTGACTTTTGAAAAAGGAGCAGATTTAACTGTTGGGAAAACTTCCTTTTTAGATGAGGTTGTTTTCAATACTACGGATAAAAGCGGTTTTGAAGCAGCTAAAAAAGTAGCTAAAGAAGCAGATGTAGTTGTAATGGTTTTGGGAGAGCATGGTTTCCAGAGTGGAGAAGGACGCAGCAGAACGGATCTTAATTTACCTGGTTTACAGCAGGAACTGCTTGAAGAAATTTATAAAGTAAATCCAAATATTGTTTTGGTTTTAAATAATGGGCGTCCGTTGAGTATTCCGTGGGCTGCAGAACATGTTCCTGCTATTGTTGAGGCTTGGCATCTGGGAACTCAGACAGGAAATGCTGTTGCTCAGGTTCTATACGGAGATTATAATCCAAGCGGCAAACTGCCAATGTCGTTCCCAAGAAACGTGGGACAGGTTCCAATTTACTATAATAAATACAGTACAGGAAGACCAGCAAATACAGACAAAAATGTGTTTTGGTCACATTATACCGATGTCGAAAAAACACCTCAATTTCCGTTTGGTTTTGGTTTGAGTTATACAACATTCGATTATAAAAATCTGAAATTAAATAAGACTGCTTTCGCAAAAGGTGAGCCTGTTCAGGTTTCTGTTGAGGTTACTAATTCAGGAAATTATGACGGAAAAGAAGTAGTACAGCTGTATATTCATGATGATTATGCAAGTATTATCCGTCCGATAAAAGAACTGAAAGGTTTTGAATTGGTTAGTTTGAAAAAAGGCGAAACCAAAACAGTATCTTTCACTTTAACAGATGCAGCACTTGGGTTTTATGACAATGACGGGAACTATTTAGTTGAACCGGGAACTTTCAAAATCATGGTTGGAGGAAGCTCTGACAAAGGATTAGAAAGCGGTTTTGAATTGAAGTAAGAAATACAGATTAAGACAAAACAAAAATCCCTCTTTTCAGTTTCTGGAAAGAGGGATTTTGAATTTAATGCTATTTTTAGTTCGAAGAATTAAGAGTTACTGTAGCGGTTTTTAAACCTTTGCTGCTAACTATAAGTTCTATGTTTCCAGCTTCTTTCAGCGATTGAACAAGTACTACTGCTTTTCCGCTAAAGGCTTTCATTGTAGGCAGATGAAATAATTCTAACGAAGTTGCATCTCCATTGCATGCGGCTCTGTATTTTCCTTTTCCTGTAACTTTAAACTGCAGCTGATTGACAGCATTCGGGCATGGAATTCCTTTTTCATCTAATATTGAAACCGTAACATAAGACAGATCTTTACCGTCGGCTTTAATTGTTTTTCTGTCAGGATCAAGTACTATTTTGTAGGCTTTTCCGGCAGTGTGGATTTCTTCTTCTGCGGCTGCTTTGCCATCTTTATCTAATGCAACAACTTTTACCGTTCCAGGTTCGTACTTAACATCCATCCACATTAAACGGTATCTGTTTTGCGGTGTTGAATTATTCTTTTTTTGAATACCCATACTTTTTCCGTTTACAAAAAGCTCTGCACTGTCATAATTGGTATACACAAAAACTGGCGTTACCTGACCTTCGCGTCCTTCCCAGTTCCAATGCGGTAAAATGTGCAGGGTTTTCTCGTTTTTGTTCCAGCGGCTTTTGTACAAATAAAATCTGTCCTTTGGTAATCCTGCTAAATCGTTGATTCCAAAATAGGAACTGCGGGAAGGCCATTTTTCATCATAAGGAGTCGGTTCTCCCAAATAATCAAAACCTGTCCAGACAAATTCACCTATAACCCAAGGTTTGTCGTCCTGCAAAACAAAATCTTCATCAGGAACATTGGACCAGCTGCAGGCTTCTAAATCATAAGACGAACATTGAAAATCTGGATATTGTTTGTCTTTGGCCTGCACTACAGGAAATTTATAAATTCCTCTTGAACTCACAGTAGATGCTGTTTCAGAACCTAAAATAAATCCCTGCGGAAATTTTTTAAATGCTTCTTCATATAAATGAACGCGGTAATTTAGTCCTGGTATATCCAGCAACGCTCCAAAACCGGATTCCATTGTTGCTTTTACCTGATCCATACCAACAGTCACGGGTCTTGTAGGATCTTCACGGTGGAAAATGTCCTGTAGCCATTTGGCACGTTTTACTCCTTCGTCTCCCCATTGATCTGGAACTTCATTTCCAGAGCTCCACATTACAATTGATGGATGATTTCTTGTAGCATGAACTAAATTGACAATATCTTTTTCAGCATAATGTTCGAAAAAACGGTTGTAGCCATTCTCAACTTTTGGCTTTGCCCATTCGTCAAAACTTTCAGCTAAAAACATAAAACCCATTTCATCACATAATTCTAATTGTTCCAATGAAGGCATATTATGAGAACTGCGGATTGCATTACAGCCCATATCTTTCAGTATCGTTAACTGGCGGCGCAGAGCAGCCACGTTTACTGCTGTTCCTAAAGGTCCTAAATCATGGTGCAGACAAACGCCTTTGAACTTTCTGATCTCGCCGTTTAGGCTAAATCCTTTATTAGGCTCATA of Flavobacterium marginilacus contains these proteins:
- a CDS encoding DUF4982 domain-containing protein: MNKLINILIVFLTITQISFSQVRTVRELDNNWKFQKGDFENAFQNNFNDSKWETVTVPHDWAIYGPFDKEIDKQSVAIVQNGEKTASEKTGRTAALPHVGSAWYRNKFTISAAEKSKKVILLFEGAMSEPQIYLNGKKVGEWAYGYSYFYFDITDFITAGENILAVKLTNKEFASRWYPGAGLYRKVSLIIKNKESIDQWGTSVTTPFISKEEAKVNIKTKASGDNGYLVTTIFDANGQKVSSDKAVTPFGTEFDQNIKVENPKLWSPETPYLYKAVSQWFVGSELKDEVTTRFGIRDIKYEPNKGFSLNGEIRKFKGVCLHHDLGPLGTAVNVAALRRQLTILKDMGCNAIRSSHNMPSLEQLELCDEMGFMFLAESFDEWAKPKVENGYNRFFEHYAEKDIVNLVHATRNHPSIVMWSSGNEVPDQWGDEGVKRAKWLQDIFHREDPTRPVTVGMDQVKATMESGFGALLDIPGLNYRVHLYEEAFKKFPQGFILGSETASTVSSRGIYKFPVVQAKDKQYPDFQCSSYDLEACSWSNVPDEDFVLQDDKPWVIGEFVWTGFDYLGEPTPYDEKWPSRSSYFGINDLAGLPKDRFYLYKSRWNKNEKTLHILPHWNWEGREGQVTPVFVYTNYDSAELFVNGKSMGIQKKNNSTPQNRYRLMWMDVKYEPGTVKVVALDKDGKAAAEEEIHTAGKAYKIVLDPDRKTIKADGKDLSYVTVSILDEKGIPCPNAVNQLQFKVTGKGKYRAACNGDATSLELFHLPTMKAFSGKAVVLVQSLKEAGNIELIVSSKGLKTATVTLNSSN